TGGTGCCGGAGGGGCTGAGCATCGGCACCAAGGAGATGCGCGAGATCGTGCAGGTGGCCTCGCGCCGCCCGAGCACCGGCCGCTGGCAGGTGGTCGTCGTCGAGGACGCCGACCGTTTGACCGAGGCCGCCGGCAACGTGCTGCTGAAGGTGGTGGAGGAGCCGCCGGAACGGACGGTGTTCCTGCTCTGCGCGCCCTCGGTCGATCCCGAGGACATCTCGGTGACGCTGCGATCCCGCTGCCGCCATGTGCATTTGGCGACGCCGTCGGTCGCCTCGATCGCGCAGGTGCTGCGGGACCGGGACGGGCTCGACGAGCGCACCGCCGGCTGGGCGGCGGCGGTGAGCGGCGGGCATGTGGGCCGAGCCCGCCGGCTGGCCACCGACGAGCAGGCGCGTGCCCGGCGCAAGCGGGCCCTGGCGCTGGTCACGGCCACCGCGCGCCCGGGCGCGGCCTATCAGGCGGCCGACGAGCTGGTGAAGTCGGCCGATGACGAGGCCAAGCAGGTCAGCGCCGAGCGAGACGAGAAGGAACGCGAGGAGCTGGCGATCGCGCTGGGCGCGGGCGGCACCGGCAAGGGCGCCGCGTCGGCGACGCGAGGTTCCGCCGGTGCGCTGAAAGAACTGGAGAAACGCCAGAAGTCGCGGTCCACCCGAACCGGGCGCGACGCGCTGGACCGGGCACTGATCGACGTCGCCGGCATGTACCGGGACGCGCTCGCGGTCCGCTTCGGCGCGGCCAAGGCGGATTCCTCCGCAGGCGTCGTCCTCACCCATCCCGATATGGCCGAGCAGATCCGCGAACTCGCCACCGACGTCCGCCCCGAGGGCCTGCTGCGCTCGATCCAGGCCGTCCTCGACTGTCGCGAGGCCCTCGAGACCAACGTCAAGCCGCGCTTCGCCCTCGCCGCCATGGCCGCCGCCCTGATCGCGGCCCGTTCCGCCTGACCCCGCGTCGCACCCGTGACCCCAACCACCCGTTTTCGCGATCCGGCGGCGAGACGATAGACTCGCACCGCCGGAAGGCACGCCGCCTTAGCTCAGTCGGTAGAGCGCTTCACTCGTAATGAAAAGGTCGGGGGTTCGATTCCCCCAGGCGGCTCCAAACAAGCAGGTGGAGAGCGACTCACGCTCTCCACCTGCTGTCGTTTTGGGGTACGAATCCCACCAAGGTGTCCAGGCCCGGAGAAGGAAGGGCGTCGATTGGTCGTGCTGGTCAGGTTGTCAGCGTCCTGTTCGTGGTCAAGCTGCTCATCGGACCCGAAGTTCGACTACTGACCCAGCGCGCCCCCGAGGCAGAACGGCTCGTGTGCCTGATGAAGGACCTCCGCAGCTACGCGGGTCTCAACTGGGGCGAGGTTCGGCCAGGGCGGGCTGAACCTCGGTGCTGAGTGGCCTATTTGGCTGAGAGGCTGCTCAGCAGGCTTCCGATGACCGGTATGGAGGAGGCGCTTCCGGTCGACGCGGGCGCGGCGGCCACGGAAATGTCGCTGATGATGTTCGAGATGTACTGTGAGGTGCCGTTGATGTCCTCCTCGACCCAAATCTGGTGATTGCCAGCTGTTTTCGGTGTCCACCGGGTGGAGCCCGACCAGTTCGATATCGGCGTCTTGGTCGTGCTGTTCAGAGTGTTGCCGGTGACGTCCTGGTCGATCAGGATAAAGGTCGCGTTCGCCGCGACCGGGATCGTCGAGCTGAGGGTGTAGCTCTGGCCGACGGTGAAGTTGCTACCGGCGAGAGTGCTGTTGCCGTTGGTGATGTCGGCCGATGCGGACGGCGCGGTGAGCGTTGGTGCGGCGCTCACGGCGGCGACAGCTGCTGGCTGCGGGTATGACGGCGCCGCCAACGGGCCGCGCCGTAGCTGCCGCGTGAGGCGGGGCTTGGGTTCGGGGTGAGGGGAAATCTGTCCGGGGGTGGGGGGGTCTGCGAATGTTGGGGTGTGGATGAACTGGGTGTGTTCGAGTCGGTTGCCGGGGCTGTCGGGGGGACGCCGTTGGTGCGGTTGAATCGGGTGGTTGAGGGGGTGCGGGCTCGGGTTTATGTGAAGCTGGAGTATTTGAATCCTGGTGGGAGCGTGAAGGATCGGGCTGCGTTGGGGATGTTGGTGGCGGCGGAGCGGGCGGGGGAATTGCGGGCGGGTGGGACGGTGGTGGAGGCCAGTTCGGGGAATACGGGGTTGGGGTTGGCGGGGTTGGCGGCGGCGCGGGGGTATCGGGTTGTGGTGGTGGTGCCGGATCGGGTGAGTGCGGAGAAGAAGGCGTTGTTGCGGGCGTATGGGGCGGAGGTGCACGAGACGCCGGGGTTGCGGCCGGTGGGGCATCCGGAGCAGTTGCGGACGGTGGCTTTGCGGCTGACGGCGGAGATTCCGGGGGCGTGGTTCGCGGGGCAGTACGACAATCCGGCGAATCCGGCCGCGCATCGGGAGACCACCGGGCCCGAGATTTGGCGTCAAACCGGTGGGCGGGTCACGCATTTCGTGGCGGGGGTGGGGACGGGCGGGACCATCACGGGGGCCGGTGAGTTTTTGAAGGAGGCGTCCGGCGGGGCGGTGCGGGTGATCGGGGCCGATCCGGTGACGTCGGTGTACGGCGGTGGGGACGGGCGGATCTGGTATGTCGAGGCCGTGGGGCATTTCCTGCATCCCGAGACGGCGGCGGACGAGTGGCCGGAGTCGTATCACCCGGAGGTGCTGGACGGGATCGAGCGGATTCCCGATGCCGAGGCCATTCGGATCCTGCATCGGGTGGCGCGGGAGGAAGGATTGCTGCTCGGCGGATCGTCGGGGACGGCCATCGCGGCGGCCTTGCGGACCGCGCGGACGCTCGGGCCGGACGATGTGGTGGTGGTCATCGCGCCGGACTCGGGGCGGGCCTATCTGTCCAAATACTACAGCGATGAATGGTTGGGGAGCTTGGGATTTCCGCTCACCACGGTCACGGACGAGCCGACGATCGGGGCGGTGCTGAGCGAGCTCGAGCTGGATGAGGATCTGGACACCGTGCCGTCGGGCGCGACCGTGGCGGAGGCGCGACAACTGCTCGGGGACCGCGAGGTGCTGCCGGTTGTGTTGCAGCGCAGGGCATCCGGGCCGACCGTGATAGCTGAGGTGCTGGGAGCGGTCACAGTCGACGGACTCGCGACCGCGCCCGATGCCGACCCGGTCGCCGAATACCTGCTACCGGCACTGCCGTTCGCCGGCACCACCGAACCGGTCGGCCGGGCACTGGCCCGGGTCGCCGGGCAGTGGATCGTCATCGCACACGAGGGACGGGCCGTCGCGGTGGTCGAACGATCCCGGCTGCTCGGCGACCGGGGCGAGGAGCGGTCAGGAGATCAGGCCGCGACCGGTGGTGAGCGGTAGATCCATGGCCGTCAACAGGCCGGGGCGCGCCTGCACCACCGCCGGGATGGCGCTGACCAGGCGAGCCGCGGTGCCGACGATGCCGGCCTCGGCGTGGTCGCCGTTGCTGTAGAGCTGCAGGTCGAGCAGGTAATCCGGTTCGCCCTGGACTTCCACTCGGTAGCAACCCTTTCCGGCCGGTTGCGGCCAGTCCGGCGCGAGATCGGGGTGCAGGCGGGTGGTGTGTTCGAGGGTGAGGACTTCGCGGCCCCGGCTGACGCCGTGCACCTGGAAGCGCAGCGCGGCGGCCGTGCCCGCGGCGACGGTGCGGCCGCCCACCTTCAGGTCCTCGGTGGCCGGTAGGCGGTCGAAATGCTGTGTGACGGCATCGAGTTCGATGTCGAGGGCGGCGGCGAGCTGGCGGATGACGCTGCCCCAGGCGAGGGTGAGGACACCCGGTTGCAGCAGCAGCGGCAGGTCGTCGAGGGCGCTGCCGAAGCCCATGATGTCGAACAGGACCTTCGGATTGTCGTAGGTGGAGTAGTCCATCACCTCCGAGCAGATGATCTTGTCGATGCGTTCGGAACCGCTGGTCAGCAGCAACGGCAGCCAGTCGTTGGCCCAGCCGGGGTCGATGCCGTTGACCCACAGCGACGCGCCGCCCGCCTCGGCGGCCTCGACGATCGGGGCGATGGCCTCGTCCGGCAGGGTGCCGTAGGGGAACTGCAGGAAGACCGGGCTGCTGGAGACGACATTGATGCCGGCGCGCAGGAACGTCTTCAGATCCTCCACCGCCTCCATCAGGCGGTCGTCGGCCATGGCGGTGTGGACGATGCAGTCGGGCCGCAACGCCAGCAGCGCCGCGGCGTCCTGGGTTGCGGTGACGCCGATTTCGCGGTCGAGACCGGCCAGCTCGCCGGCGTCCTTGCCGGCCTTGCCCGGGCCGGAGACCCAGACGCCCACCAGCTCGAGTTCGGGGCGGGCGATGATCGAACGCAGGGTGCGCCGGCCGACATTGCCGGTGCTCCACTGGACTACGCGATAGGTCACGGGAAAACTCCTGGGGCGCGGCGGATCACAGATCCGGGATGGGCAGATCGAGGTTGGGCGCGGCGATGCCGCCGTCGACCTCGAGCACCTTGCCGGTGACGTAGCCGCCCGCGCGGGAACTCAGGTAGACGATGGCGGCGGCGATCTCCCACGGTTCGCCGAGCCGGTGCAGCGGGGTGGCGTCCTCCATCTGCTTCTTGATCTCCGGTTGCTGCGCAACGACTTCCAGCGCGGAGGTGAGCACCGAGCCGACCGCGATGGCGTTCACCCGGATGCGCGGCGAGAGGTCGGCGGCGGCCAGCCGGGTCCAGTGCGCGAGGGCGGCCTTGGCGGTGCCGTAGGCCAGGAAGCCGCGCCCGGGGGACCGGCCCATCATCGAGGAGATGTTGACGACCGAGCCGCCGTCGTTCTTCAGCATGTGCGGCACCGCGGCCTGGGTGAGGGCGTGCGCGGTGGAGACGTTGAAGCGGAACGCCTCCTCGAGGAAGTCGGCGGTGGTGGTGAGGAAGGTGTTGGGCATTGTGCCGCCGACATTGTTGACCACGATGTCGAGGCGGCCCAGTTCGGCGGCGGTGGTCTCGGCGAGGGCGGTGACGGCGGCGAGGTCCGACAGGTCGGCGGGGACGGTGACGACATTGCGGCCCAGGGCGCGGATCTTGCCCGCCACCTCGTCGAGCTGGGTGGCGGTGCGGGCCGAGATGGCCACGTCCGCACCGGCTTCGGCGAGGGCGAGGGCGGTGGCGGCGCCGATGCCGCGGCCCGCGCCGGTGACGACGGCGACGCGGCCGTCCAGTCGGAAGGTGTCCAGGATCATCGAGAATTCAGTCCTTCTGGGTGACGACAGTCACAAGCAGCTTTAAGGATATATTCTTAACCGTCAAGGAGGAGATCTTTATCCGCTGGTGGAGGCTATGGTGCAGCTGTGACGGAGTTACCTGGAGCGACTGGAACGACACCGCCGACGGCGACGGGGGCGCGGGAGCGTCTCATCCTCGCGGCGGAACAGTTGATCGCCGAGCGCGGGCAGGCGGTGCCGCTGCGCGATATCGCGGCGGCGGCGGGGCAGCGGAACAACTCGGCCATCCAGTACCACTTCGGGTCCCGCGACGGGCTGATCCTCGCCGTGGTCGAATATCGGCTCGCCACCCTCGAAGTGCGGCGGCTGGAACTGCTGGCCGAGTTGGCCGGCGCGGGTGCGCCCGGGGTGCACGAGCTGCTGGAGGCGCTGGTGATTCCCATGCTGGAACTCAGCGATCGCCACGGAATCCACCACTACGCCAGGTTTCTCGAACAGATCCACACCCATCCGGCGGTCAACGACGCCGCCAATCTGGATTCGGCGCGGCGCACCTCGGTGCGGGTGATCATGCGGCAGTTGGAGGGAACCCTGACCGAACTGCCGAAACGATTGCGGCTGCGGCGGTTACGGGCGTTGCCGACCGTGTTGTTCGCGCTGCTGGCCGATCACGAACGTGCGGTGGAGGCCGGTCGGGTGGTGGCGGGGGACGTGGGGTCCTGGGGAGAGATCGTCGACATGCTGGCGGGGGCGCTGACGGCTCCGGTGGTCGAACGCGCTCGGCCGCGTTGAGTCGGAAACGGCCTGTGGCACAAGGGAAACAGGCTGCGACGACAGCGGTCCGCGTCAGATCGATCTGACGCGGACCGCGAAATATCTACACCGACAACGGATTACCGCTGCTGCGGCGGATAGCTCGGCGGTGCGGGCTGCGGGTAGCCCGGCTGCGAATATCCGGGCTGCGGCTGGTAACCCTGCTGCTGATAGTTGCCCGGCTGCGTCGGAGCACCGTGCGAGCCGGCCTGATTCTGTTGCGGGGCAGGCGTGTTCGGGTAGCCCTGCGGTGCGAAACCCTGCTGCCGGCCCTGCGGCGCGAACTGCTGCGGCGGATAGCCCTGCGGCGGCGCGGAGTAGCCTTGCGGCGCGGAATACCCTTGTGGCGGAACGGAATAGCCTGGCTGCGGCGCCGCGTAGCCGGACGCCGCCGGTCCCGTCGGGGGCGCCGGGTAGCCGGACGGGGACGGATAGCCCTGCGGCGGCGTGTGCTGCTGGTCGAACGGGCTCGGGGCCTGGGTGTAGGCCGGAGCGGCGGTGGTGGAGGTGGTCTGCGCCCGGTACTTGAGGGCGAAGTAGGCGCCCGCACCGAGAACCAGTACGACGAGCAGGCCGATCAGACCGAACGTGCTGTCGATCAGGCGGACCCCGACCCTGATCAGAATGATGATGGCGACGGCGCCGACGACGGCCAGAACGCCGCGCATCTTGTTGCCACCCTGGTTTTGTGACATGAGTGAAATCCCCCGACTCGAAAACGATTGCCGGGGCAGCATACCCAAGCGCGCTCGGTCGAGCGGGTGCGAAGTCGCGGTCCGACCTGGCAGGCGGGTGCGGGTGCGGCTACCGTTGATCCTCGTGGACACCACCGCAGCAGCCGTCGAAACGCCCACCCGCCCCAGGTGGCTGGGTCTCGGGCTGCCGGTGCTCGCCGGTGCGGGGGTGGCGGGCGGGCTGGCGCTGCTGCATTTTCGGGATCCGCACGTTTCCGGGGCGTACGGCTACTGCCCGTTCTACGAGCTCACCGGATGGTGGTGCCCCGGCTGCGGCGGTCTGCGCGGCCTGCACAATCTCACCGACGGCCGGGTCCTCGATGCCATTCACAGCAATGTGCTGATCCTGCCCTTGGCCCTCGGCTTCCTGGCCTGGTGGGGCACCTGGCTGGTGCGTGGCTGGCAGGGCCGGCCGACGCCGCCGCGACTACCCCGGGTGCTGCCCCGCTCGGCCATGTGGGTAGCGATGGCTTTTCTCGTTGTCTTCACCGTTGTGCGGAACACGCCCTGGGGAAGTTGGATTGCGCCGGTCTGACGCGGGCATGCTCTGCCCATGAGCAATTCGCTACGAGAACGCGTGCGGGAGAAGCTGGTGCGGCAACTCGAGGAGGACGGCCCGCCGGACTCCGAGCAGGAGGACACCCGGCAGGTCTCGGTGCGCGACGACCTGGACCGGCTGGACGCGGTGGCCGACGGCGATCCGCTCATCGAGGAACTCGCCGCCCGCTACCTCGTGCCCTGACGCCCGCCCGGACCGGAGGCCGCCCGCGCGGCTCGGAGGCGGCTCAGAATCCGCAGGGCGCCGCGCCCTCGGCCGACCCGCCGAAGGGGCGGGTCTCCGGCACCGGGTTCCAATGTCCTTCGGTGCGGCCGTAATTCCAGCTCGGACCCTGGTCGACCAGGGTGGCGATGGCATCGATCAGCCGGTCGACATCGGCGGCGGTGGTGCCCAGGCCGATGCTGGCCCGCAGGGCGGCGTCCACGCCGAGACGAGCCAGCAGCGGATGCGCGCAGAAGCGGCCGTCCCGGACGCCGATGCCGTGCTCGGCGGACAGATACGCCGCCACCTGGCCGGGCTCGAAGCCGTCGACGGTGAAGGCGACAATGCCGACGGCATCGGTGCTGTCGCGCCAGATGCGCAGGAAGTTCACGCCCGCAACGGTTTTCAGGCCGTAGCGCAGGCGGTGGGTGAGGTACCGCTCGTGCTCGACGACGGTGGTCTCGTCCAGTGCGGCCAAGGCGTCGCACGCGACGGCCAGCGCGGCCACGCCCAGCACGTTCGGCGAACCCGCCTCGTGACGCTGCGGGGCGGGGGCCCACTCGACGCCGTCGGTGGTGACCGAGCGCACCGCCCCGCCGCCCGCCAGATACGGCTCGGCCGCGTCCAGCCAGTCGCGGCGGCCGACCAGCACGCCCGCGCCGAACGGGGCGTACGCCTTGTGGCCGGAGAAGGCCAGGTAGTCGATGCCGGTAGTGGCCAGATCGATGCGGCGGTGCGGGGCCAGCTGGGCCGCGTCCACCAGAATGCGGGTGCCGCACTGATGCGCGATCCAGGCCAGCCGCTCCAGCGGCAGCAGCTCGCCGGTCACATTGGACGCGCCGGTAACCGCCAGCAGCGCAGCGGGTTTCGAGCAGAGCTCGGCGA
This sequence is a window from Nocardia yunnanensis. Protein-coding genes within it:
- a CDS encoding DNA polymerase III subunit delta' codes for the protein MAGVFDRLVGQGAVESDLTAAAVAARDGAGSSSAMTHSWLFTGPPGSGRSVAALCFAAALQCTDEGSPGCGRCHACATTMAGTHGDVRRVVPEGLSIGTKEMREIVQVASRRPSTGRWQVVVVEDADRLTEAAGNVLLKVVEEPPERTVFLLCAPSVDPEDISVTLRSRCRHVHLATPSVASIAQVLRDRDGLDERTAGWAAAVSGGHVGRARRLATDEQARARRKRALALVTATARPGAAYQAADELVKSADDEAKQVSAERDEKEREELAIALGAGGTGKGAASATRGSAGALKELEKRQKSRSTRTGRDALDRALIDVAGMYRDALAVRFGAAKADSSAGVVLTHPDMAEQIRELATDVRPEGLLRSIQAVLDCREALETNVKPRFALAAMAAALIAARSA
- a CDS encoding PLP-dependent cysteine synthase family protein; the encoded protein is MFESVAGAVGGTPLVRLNRVVEGVRARVYVKLEYLNPGGSVKDRAALGMLVAAERAGELRAGGTVVEASSGNTGLGLAGLAAARGYRVVVVVPDRVSAEKKALLRAYGAEVHETPGLRPVGHPEQLRTVALRLTAEIPGAWFAGQYDNPANPAAHRETTGPEIWRQTGGRVTHFVAGVGTGGTITGAGEFLKEASGGAVRVIGADPVTSVYGGGDGRIWYVEAVGHFLHPETAADEWPESYHPEVLDGIERIPDAEAIRILHRVAREEGLLLGGSSGTAIAAALRTARTLGPDDVVVVIAPDSGRAYLSKYYSDEWLGSLGFPLTTVTDEPTIGAVLSELELDEDLDTVPSGATVAEARQLLGDREVLPVVLQRRASGPTVIAEVLGAVTVDGLATAPDADPVAEYLLPALPFAGTTEPVGRALARVAGQWIVIAHEGRAVAVVERSRLLGDRGEERSGDQAATGGER
- a CDS encoding diacylglycerol kinase; its protein translation is MTYRVVQWSTGNVGRRTLRSIIARPELELVGVWVSGPGKAGKDAGELAGLDREIGVTATQDAAALLALRPDCIVHTAMADDRLMEAVEDLKTFLRAGINVVSSSPVFLQFPYGTLPDEAIAPIVEAAEAGGASLWVNGIDPGWANDWLPLLLTSGSERIDKIICSEVMDYSTYDNPKVLFDIMGFGSALDDLPLLLQPGVLTLAWGSVIRQLAAALDIELDAVTQHFDRLPATEDLKVGGRTVAAGTAAALRFQVHGVSRGREVLTLEHTTRLHPDLAPDWPQPAGKGCYRVEVQGEPDYLLDLQLYSNGDHAEAGIVGTAARLVSAIPAVVQARPGLLTAMDLPLTTGRGLIS
- a CDS encoding SDR family oxidoreductase, which produces MILDTFRLDGRVAVVTGAGRGIGAATALALAEAGADVAISARTATQLDEVAGKIRALGRNVVTVPADLSDLAAVTALAETTAAELGRLDIVVNNVGGTMPNTFLTTTADFLEEAFRFNVSTAHALTQAAVPHMLKNDGGSVVNISSMMGRSPGRGFLAYGTAKAALAHWTRLAAADLSPRIRVNAIAVGSVLTSALEVVAQQPEIKKQMEDATPLHRLGEPWEIAAAIVYLSSRAGGYVTGKVLEVDGGIAAPNLDLPIPDL
- a CDS encoding TetR/AcrR family transcriptional regulator, producing MTELPGATGTTPPTATGARERLILAAEQLIAERGQAVPLRDIAAAAGQRNNSAIQYHFGSRDGLILAVVEYRLATLEVRRLELLAELAGAGAPGVHELLEALVIPMLELSDRHGIHHYARFLEQIHTHPAVNDAANLDSARRTSVRVIMRQLEGTLTELPKRLRLRRLRALPTVLFALLADHERAVEAGRVVAGDVGSWGEIVDMLAGALTAPVVERARPR
- a CDS encoding DUF2752 domain-containing protein, producing the protein MDTTAAAVETPTRPRWLGLGLPVLAGAGVAGGLALLHFRDPHVSGAYGYCPFYELTGWWCPGCGGLRGLHNLTDGRVLDAIHSNVLILPLALGFLAWWGTWLVRGWQGRPTPPRLPRVLPRSAMWVAMAFLVVFTVVRNTPWGSWIAPV
- a CDS encoding aminotransferase class V-fold PLP-dependent enzyme yields the protein MTAFADQTCAPLAPVSGCDLRVPLVQGGTVGYANFDYAASAPALRQVTDRVAELLPFYASVHRGAGYASRVSTDCYESARGSVARFLNAADDQVVVFTRNTTDSLNLLASCVPGDTVVLDVEHHANFLPWTRHGRRVVPVADTIEETVQRVVAELCSKPAALLAVTGASNVTGELLPLERLAWIAHQCGTRILVDAAQLAPHRRIDLATTGIDYLAFSGHKAYAPFGAGVLVGRRDWLDAAEPYLAGGGAVRSVTTDGVEWAPAPQRHEAGSPNVLGVAALAVACDALAALDETTVVEHERYLTHRLRYGLKTVAGVNFLRIWRDSTDAVGIVAFTVDGFEPGQVAAYLSAEHGIGVRDGRFCAHPLLARLGVDAALRASIGLGTTAADVDRLIDAIATLVDQGPSWNYGRTEGHWNPVPETRPFGGSAEGAAPCGF